The Apostichopus japonicus isolate 1M-3 chromosome 6, ASM3797524v1, whole genome shotgun sequence genome contains a region encoding:
- the LOC139969083 gene encoding uncharacterized protein, which yields MALLRCLLAFAFIVCSVKTFAASIEDEILDADALSRRGGWPKQREERQLIHDNRENAMLDDFEKKMAELSPAERFDWHALLHSVSKHVAKHVAENLKARVLAEEGERLPEGYDELTPEERSWYGSLASALLGR from the exons ATGGCGCTTCTTCGATGTTTGTTGGCCTTTGCCTTCATCGTTTGCTCGGTCAAAACTTTCG CCGCTTCCATCGAGGACGAAATTCTTGACGCGGATGCCCTTAGTCGCCGCGGCGGATGGCCAAAACAGAGAGAGGAAAGACAACTCATACATGATAACAGAGAGAATGCCATGCTAGATGACTTCGAGAAGAAAATGGCTGAGTTATCTCCAGCGGAGCGTTTTGACTGGCATGCTCTCTTACACAGTGTCAGTAAACATGTTGCTAAACACGTTGCAGAGAACTTAAAAGCGAGAGTGTTGGCCGAAGAAGGGGAGCGACTGCCCGAGGGATACGACGAGCTAACACCTGAAGAGAGAAGCTGGTATGGCTCCCTGGCAAGTGCACTCCTTGGTAGATGA